A genome region from Aggregicoccus sp. 17bor-14 includes the following:
- a CDS encoding sensor histidine kinase, producing MAPRRSDRLLNATGLLTWLAAGVPELLRLASAPALLREPATLGLLTAFLLFGALYAHNTRRPGALPVPGFLAQTLCALALCALGHSGFEPALLGITAGMAPALGSPRRAGAWVAAQSAALLALLLLGLPPLRALVTAGLYTGLQLFAFGVASLAEREAKARAELAEANAALQAAQALLAGREREAERLRIARELHDSVGHHLTALSLNLEAAGHTVQGPGRDHVERAQGVTRQLLADVRGVVSALREPPPSALAPALRALVAEAPGLAVHLEVPESLALATPEAALSLFRCVQELLTNTLRHAAARNLWIDIQRGPGGLQVHARDDGRGAAAGRVLPGAGLRGMQERFRALGGGVEVRGEAGQGLEVRAWLPEGA from the coding sequence ATGGCTCCCCGCCGCTCCGATCGCCTGCTGAACGCCACGGGCCTGCTCACCTGGCTCGCGGCCGGCGTGCCCGAGCTGCTGCGGCTCGCCAGCGCGCCCGCGCTGCTGCGCGAGCCCGCCACGCTCGGCCTGCTCACGGCCTTCCTGCTCTTCGGGGCGCTCTACGCGCACAACACGCGCCGCCCGGGCGCGCTCCCGGTGCCGGGCTTCCTCGCGCAGACGCTGTGCGCCCTCGCCCTGTGCGCGCTGGGGCACTCGGGCTTCGAGCCCGCGCTGCTGGGCATCACGGCCGGGATGGCGCCGGCGCTCGGCTCGCCGCGGCGTGCGGGCGCGTGGGTGGCCGCGCAGAGCGCGGCGCTGCTCGCGCTGCTGCTCCTCGGGCTGCCACCCCTGCGCGCACTGGTGACGGCGGGCCTGTACACCGGCCTGCAGCTCTTCGCGTTCGGCGTGGCCTCGCTCGCCGAGCGCGAGGCGAAGGCGCGCGCCGAGCTCGCCGAGGCGAATGCCGCGCTGCAGGCGGCGCAGGCGCTGCTTGCGGGGCGTGAGCGCGAGGCGGAGCGGCTGCGCATCGCGCGCGAGCTGCACGACTCGGTGGGCCACCACCTCACGGCCCTCTCGCTCAACCTGGAGGCCGCAGGGCACACCGTGCAGGGGCCCGGGCGCGACCACGTGGAGCGGGCGCAGGGCGTGACCCGGCAGCTGCTCGCGGACGTGCGCGGCGTGGTGAGCGCGCTGCGGGAGCCTCCGCCCTCCGCGCTCGCGCCGGCGCTGCGCGCGCTGGTCGCCGAGGCACCCGGCCTGGCCGTGCACCTCGAGGTCCCGGAGTCGCTCGCGCTCGCCACCCCCGAGGCCGCGCTCAGCCTCTTCCGCTGCGTGCAGGAGCTGCTCACCAACACGCTGCGCCACGCGGCCGCGCGCAACCTGTGGATCGACATCCAGCGCGGTCCGGGGGGCCTGCAGGTGCACGCGCGCGACGACGGCCGCGGCGCCGCGGCGGGGCGCGTGCTGCCGGGAGCGGGGCTCAGGGGCATGCAGGAGCGCTTCCGGGCGCTGGGAGGCGGCGTGGAGGTGCGGGGCGAGGCAGGGCAGGGGCTCGAGGTGCGCGCGTGGCTGCCGGAGGGCGCATGA
- the aspS gene encoding aspartate--tRNA ligase, producing the protein MAVPFISEVKRTHTCGQLTAADVGKEVVLFGWVNSRRDLGGAVFIDLRDRDGITQIVFEPDQAEAHGTAGQLRLEYCIGVQGKVVSRGTQVNKRMKTGEVEVRATAVTIFNRSEPTPLPIEDKITTSEEKRLQYRYLDLRRQPLQQSLMTRSKMNAITRAYMVEQGFLELETPFMGKYTPGGARNFLVPSRLNPGKFYALAESPQLYKQLFMVAGFDRYFQIVKCFRDEDLRVDRQPEFTQIDVEMSFVTQDDIFTIIEGLIKKLWKDVLGVDVPTPFPRMNFDESMAKYGNDKPDLRFGLEHVVLTDLIREHGEAGGVPLMYEAVQKKGIVKAMVVPAEKAMSRAETDKLEDFVKQAGAAGLARAKVGEGGEWTQSPLSKSITPALRQAINQACGAKTGDLLLFQFGRESLVHTVMANLRVHVAKKLGYIPEYGSGGVWNFLWVVNPPLFEYDEETHTWAAAHHAFTRPHDEDVPFLLSDPGRVKCHRYDVVLNGFEIGGGSIRLHDPKVQAEVFKALGIAEEEARQKFGFLLDALKYGAPPHGGIALGMDRLAFLLTNAESLRDVIPFPKTKTGTDQMTGAPGDVDDKQLSDLHVRAVLPPQK; encoded by the coding sequence ATGGCGGTCCCGTTCATCTCCGAGGTCAAGCGTACCCACACCTGCGGTCAGCTCACGGCCGCGGACGTGGGCAAGGAGGTCGTGCTCTTCGGGTGGGTGAACAGCCGGCGGGACCTGGGCGGCGCGGTGTTCATCGACCTGCGCGACCGCGACGGCATCACGCAGATCGTCTTCGAGCCGGACCAGGCCGAGGCGCACGGGACGGCGGGCCAGCTGCGCCTCGAGTACTGCATCGGGGTGCAGGGCAAGGTGGTGAGCCGCGGCACCCAGGTGAACAAGCGGATGAAGACGGGCGAGGTCGAGGTGCGGGCCACGGCCGTCACCATCTTCAACCGCTCCGAGCCGACGCCGCTGCCCATCGAGGACAAGATCACCACCTCGGAGGAGAAGCGCCTGCAGTACCGCTACCTGGACCTGCGCCGCCAGCCGCTGCAGCAGAGCCTGATGACGCGCTCGAAGATGAACGCGATCACGCGCGCGTACATGGTGGAGCAGGGCTTCCTCGAGCTCGAGACGCCCTTCATGGGCAAGTACACGCCGGGCGGCGCGCGCAACTTCCTCGTCCCCAGCCGGCTCAACCCGGGCAAGTTCTACGCGCTCGCCGAGAGCCCGCAGCTCTACAAGCAGCTGTTCATGGTGGCGGGCTTCGACCGCTACTTCCAGATCGTGAAGTGCTTCCGCGACGAGGACCTGCGCGTGGACCGGCAGCCCGAGTTCACGCAGATCGACGTGGAGATGAGCTTCGTCACCCAGGACGACATCTTCACCATCATCGAGGGGCTCATCAAGAAGCTGTGGAAGGACGTGCTGGGCGTGGACGTGCCCACCCCCTTCCCGCGCATGAACTTCGACGAGTCGATGGCGAAGTACGGCAACGACAAGCCGGACCTGCGCTTCGGGCTCGAGCACGTGGTGCTCACGGACCTCATCCGCGAGCACGGCGAGGCGGGCGGCGTGCCGCTCATGTACGAGGCGGTGCAGAAGAAGGGCATCGTCAAGGCGATGGTGGTGCCGGCCGAGAAGGCCATGAGCCGCGCCGAGACGGACAAGCTCGAGGACTTCGTGAAGCAGGCGGGGGCCGCGGGGCTCGCGCGCGCGAAGGTGGGCGAGGGCGGCGAGTGGACCCAGTCCCCGCTCTCCAAGAGCATCACCCCCGCGCTGCGCCAGGCCATCAACCAGGCCTGCGGCGCGAAGACGGGCGACCTGCTGCTGTTCCAGTTCGGGCGCGAGTCGCTGGTGCACACGGTGATGGCGAACCTGCGCGTGCACGTGGCGAAGAAGCTCGGCTACATCCCCGAGTACGGCAGCGGCGGGGTGTGGAACTTCCTCTGGGTCGTGAACCCGCCCCTCTTCGAGTACGACGAGGAGACGCACACCTGGGCGGCGGCGCACCACGCCTTCACGCGCCCCCACGACGAGGACGTGCCCTTCCTGCTCTCGGACCCGGGCCGCGTGAAGTGCCACCGCTACGACGTGGTGCTCAACGGCTTCGAGATCGGCGGCGGCTCCATCCGCCTGCACGACCCGAAGGTGCAGGCCGAGGTGTTCAAGGCGCTGGGCATCGCCGAGGAGGAGGCGCGCCAGAAGTTCGGCTTCCTGCTGGACGCGCTCAAGTACGGGGCGCCCCCGCACGGCGGCATCGCGCTGGGCATGGACCGGCTCGCCTTCCTGCTCACCAACGCCGAGAGCCTGCGCGACGTCATCCCGTTCCCCAAGACGAAGACGGGCACGGACCAGATGACCGGCGCCCCCGGCGACGTGGACGACAAGCAGCTGAGCGACCTGCACGTGCGCGCCGTGCTCCCGCCCCAGAAGTAG
- the secF gene encoding protein translocase subunit SecF, whose amino-acid sequence MQVLKRDTHIDFIGKRKIAVYISSLINLAILVGLAIWGFNFGVDFAGGTVVELKYNHPVSAADVRKRAEAAGLHDVSVQNIGAASENSFLLRLGGVTQLTEEGAAKARTAIQGLGNIKSVYPDVANGIVNFRSTQPVDPKAAREAVASTGVGVKEVRSLGEAQGGGFDYQVVASGMAERITAALSQGLDKPDFETRRVDYVGPQVGKQLRNRGIMALLYSMVAILVYVAFRFDFKFGPGALLAMLHDVIMVCGYYLVSRHEFNLTSIAALLTIVGYSVNDTIVIYDRIREDMAKYRSKSLAEVINIAVNDTLSRTILTSGVTALSLIGLLIFGVGEIWDFAMAMLVGIVVGTYSSVYIASPLTIWLDERAHAKQQRAQISAKAA is encoded by the coding sequence ATGCAAGTGCTCAAGCGCGACACGCACATCGACTTCATCGGCAAGCGCAAGATTGCCGTCTACATCTCCTCGCTCATCAACCTCGCCATCCTGGTGGGGCTCGCCATCTGGGGCTTCAACTTCGGCGTGGACTTCGCCGGCGGCACGGTGGTGGAGCTCAAGTACAACCACCCGGTCAGCGCGGCGGACGTGCGCAAGCGCGCCGAGGCGGCGGGCCTGCACGACGTGTCGGTGCAGAACATCGGGGCGGCGAGCGAGAACTCGTTCCTGCTGCGCCTGGGCGGCGTGACCCAGCTGACGGAGGAGGGCGCGGCCAAGGCGCGCACCGCCATCCAGGGGCTGGGCAACATCAAGAGCGTCTACCCGGACGTGGCCAACGGCATCGTGAACTTCCGCTCGACGCAGCCCGTGGATCCCAAGGCGGCGCGCGAGGCGGTGGCCTCCACCGGCGTGGGCGTGAAGGAGGTTCGCTCGCTGGGTGAGGCGCAGGGCGGCGGCTTCGACTACCAGGTGGTGGCGAGCGGCATGGCGGAGCGGATCACCGCGGCGCTGAGCCAGGGCCTGGACAAGCCGGACTTCGAGACCCGGCGCGTGGACTACGTGGGCCCGCAGGTGGGCAAGCAGCTGCGCAACCGCGGCATCATGGCGCTGCTGTACTCGATGGTGGCCATCCTCGTGTACGTGGCGTTCCGCTTCGACTTCAAGTTCGGCCCGGGCGCGCTGCTCGCCATGCTCCACGACGTAATCATGGTGTGCGGCTACTACCTGGTGAGCCGCCACGAGTTCAACCTGACCTCCATCGCCGCGCTGCTCACCATCGTGGGCTACTCGGTGAACGACACGATCGTGATCTACGACCGCATCCGCGAGGACATGGCGAAGTACCGCAGCAAGAGCCTCGCCGAGGTCATCAACATCGCGGTGAACGACACGCTCTCCCGCACCATCCTCACCTCGGGCGTGACGGCGCTCTCGCTCATCGGTCTGCTCATCTTCGGCGTGGGCGAGATCTGGGACTTCGCCATGGCGATGCTGGTGGGCATCGTGGTGGGCACCTACTCGTCCGTGTACATCGCGAGCCCGCTCACCATCTGGCTCGACGAGCGCGCGCACGCGAAGCAGCAGCGCGCGCAGATCAGCGCCAAGGCGGCCTAG
- a CDS encoding DUF72 domain-containing protein, with translation MAPRGPDQLDLFGAPTESAAPRPPPRRRAGATRSEPVGAVAQPAEVQEVGAHLPQGVFLGTSSWTFPGWEGIVYDRAATQVRLAREGLAAYAHHPVLRTVGIDRTFYGPVPAATFAAYAAQVPEGFRFLAKAHEACTLARYPLHARYGAHRGELNARFLDAAYARDAVVAPFVEGLGDKAGPLVFQFPPQDTAQFGGPEAFVERLHGFLAALPPGPLYAVELRNEELLTEDLAAALADVGASPVLAAWRNLPEVEQQAERTRALASRALVVRWMLPPHLGYDEARARYAPFRHLVDEDLTTREALARLSVQAVRAGRAAFVIINNKAEGSAPLSALKLAESIVLENSAP, from the coding sequence ATGGCCCCACGGGGACCCGACCAGCTCGATCTCTTCGGCGCTCCGACGGAGTCCGCCGCGCCGCGCCCGCCGCCGCGCCGCCGCGCAGGCGCCACGCGCAGCGAGCCGGTGGGCGCCGTGGCGCAGCCCGCCGAGGTGCAGGAGGTGGGCGCGCACCTGCCGCAGGGCGTGTTCCTGGGCACCTCCTCGTGGACCTTCCCGGGCTGGGAGGGAATCGTCTACGACCGCGCGGCCACCCAGGTGCGGCTCGCGCGCGAAGGGCTCGCCGCCTACGCGCACCACCCGGTGCTGCGCACGGTGGGCATCGACCGGACCTTCTACGGGCCCGTGCCCGCGGCCACCTTCGCGGCCTACGCCGCGCAGGTGCCCGAGGGCTTCCGCTTCCTCGCCAAGGCCCACGAGGCCTGCACGCTCGCGCGCTACCCCCTGCACGCGCGCTACGGCGCGCACCGCGGCGAGCTCAACGCGCGCTTCCTCGATGCCGCCTACGCGCGCGACGCGGTGGTGGCCCCCTTCGTCGAGGGCCTGGGCGACAAGGCCGGCCCGCTCGTCTTCCAGTTCCCCCCGCAGGACACGGCGCAGTTCGGCGGCCCCGAGGCCTTCGTCGAGCGGCTGCACGGCTTCCTCGCAGCGCTGCCCCCGGGGCCCCTCTACGCGGTGGAGCTGCGCAACGAGGAGCTGCTCACGGAGGACCTCGCCGCAGCGCTCGCGGACGTGGGCGCGAGCCCCGTGCTCGCCGCCTGGCGCAACCTTCCCGAAGTGGAGCAGCAGGCCGAGCGCACCCGGGCGCTCGCCTCGCGCGCGCTGGTGGTGCGCTGGATGCTGCCGCCGCACCTCGGCTACGACGAGGCCCGCGCGCGCTACGCGCCCTTCCGCCACCTGGTGGACGAGGACCTCACCACCCGCGAGGCCCTTGCGCGCCTCAGCGTGCAGGCGGTGCGCGCAGGCCGCGCCGCCTTCGTCATCATCAACAACAAGGCGGAGGGCAGCGCGCCCCTCTCCGCCCTCAAGCTCGCCGAGAGCATCGTGCTGGAGAACAGTGCGCCCTGA
- the recJ gene encoding single-stranded-DNA-specific exonuclease RecJ produces MRWLLPEVTQDQAAKLAAALQLHPLPARVLVNRGYQTPEAAHAFLADGLADLPDPFRMKGMGAAVERLTRALRSGEKITLYGDYDVDGVCSTTLMTLFLRELGASPATYIPHRLGEGYGLNLQAVERIAADGTRVLVTLDCGITSVAEISRARELGLDVVIVDHHTVLPTLPPAVAVLNPHQPGCDYPTKVLCAAGVAFNLCMGLRKRLRDDGFFATRREPNLRALMDLVALATVADVVPLLGANRILVHHGLQQLTQAQRPGIRALKEVAGLEPSAAVSAGQVGFRLGPRINAAGRLQDASLGLQLLCAETLERARPLAQVLDQANAERQGIESQILGAALAQAEERIAQEGGARGLVLFADGWHPGVIGIVASRVVERFHRPTVMVGVKDGVGKGSARSIEAFHLYDALSGCAEHLVKFGGHKHAAGLTVEAGRLPAFREAFERIALARLNPEDLIPRCRVDAVVGLHELDERAVESLQRLGPFGQGNPEPVLALKHQVAHPRVLPHKSGGAGHLKLSLQAAPALDAIGFGMAERAPLLSGPVDLAFQAGIDTFRGQRRLQLKLKALRPAGA; encoded by the coding sequence GTGCGCTGGCTATTGCCGGAGGTGACGCAGGACCAGGCCGCGAAGCTCGCGGCGGCGCTGCAGCTCCACCCGCTGCCCGCGCGCGTGCTGGTGAACCGCGGCTACCAGACCCCGGAGGCGGCGCACGCCTTCCTCGCGGACGGGCTCGCGGACCTGCCGGACCCGTTCCGGATGAAGGGGATGGGCGCGGCGGTGGAGCGGCTCACGCGGGCGCTGCGCTCGGGGGAGAAGATCACCCTCTACGGCGACTACGACGTGGACGGGGTGTGCTCCACCACGCTGATGACGCTGTTCCTGCGCGAGCTGGGCGCGAGCCCCGCGACCTACATCCCGCACCGGCTGGGCGAGGGCTACGGGCTGAACCTGCAGGCGGTGGAGCGCATCGCCGCGGACGGCACCCGGGTGCTGGTGACGCTGGACTGCGGCATCACCTCGGTGGCGGAGATCTCGCGCGCGCGGGAGCTCGGGCTGGACGTGGTGATCGTGGACCACCACACGGTGCTGCCCACGCTGCCGCCGGCGGTGGCCGTGCTCAACCCGCACCAGCCCGGCTGCGACTACCCCACCAAGGTGCTGTGCGCCGCCGGGGTGGCCTTCAACCTCTGCATGGGGCTGCGCAAGCGCCTGCGCGACGACGGCTTCTTCGCCACGCGCCGCGAGCCCAACCTGCGCGCGCTGATGGACCTGGTGGCGCTCGCGACCGTGGCGGACGTGGTGCCGCTGCTCGGGGCGAACCGCATCCTCGTGCACCACGGCCTTCAGCAGCTCACGCAGGCGCAGCGCCCCGGCATCCGGGCGCTGAAGGAAGTGGCGGGCCTCGAGCCGTCCGCCGCGGTGAGCGCGGGGCAGGTGGGCTTCCGGCTCGGGCCCCGCATCAACGCGGCGGGGCGCCTGCAGGACGCGTCCCTGGGGCTGCAGCTCTTGTGCGCCGAGACGCTGGAGAGGGCGCGGCCGCTCGCGCAGGTGCTGGATCAGGCGAACGCGGAGCGCCAGGGCATCGAGAGCCAGATCCTGGGCGCGGCGCTCGCGCAGGCCGAGGAGCGCATCGCGCAGGAGGGCGGCGCGCGGGGCCTCGTGCTGTTCGCGGACGGCTGGCACCCGGGCGTCATCGGCATCGTGGCGAGCCGCGTGGTGGAGCGCTTCCACCGCCCCACGGTGATGGTCGGGGTGAAGGACGGGGTGGGCAAGGGCAGCGCGCGCAGCATCGAGGCCTTCCACCTCTACGACGCACTCTCGGGCTGCGCCGAGCACCTGGTGAAGTTCGGCGGGCACAAGCACGCGGCCGGGCTCACCGTGGAGGCGGGGCGCCTGCCGGCCTTCCGTGAGGCCTTCGAGCGCATCGCGCTCGCGCGGCTCAACCCCGAGGATCTCATCCCGCGCTGCCGGGTGGACGCGGTGGTGGGGCTGCACGAGCTGGACGAGCGCGCGGTGGAGTCGCTGCAGCGCCTGGGCCCCTTCGGCCAGGGCAACCCCGAGCCCGTGCTCGCGCTGAAGCACCAGGTGGCGCACCCGCGCGTCCTGCCGCACAAGTCCGGCGGGGCCGGGCACCTGAAGCTGAGCCTGCAGGCGGCGCCCGCGCTGGATGCGATCGGCTTCGGGATGGCCGAGCGCGCCCCGCTGCTCAGCGGCCCGGTGGACCTGGCCTTCCAGGCCGGCATCGACACCTTCCGCGGCCAGCGCCGGCTGCAGCTCAAGCTCAAGGCGCTGCGGCCCGCGGGCGCCTGA
- a CDS encoding YHS domain-containing protein produces MKGGQGPQLDPICGRRLEEAEGQPSTEYKKRQYFFCSEGCRSAFQRQTERFRVSDLARAGALMTPGRVRWGIA; encoded by the coding sequence ATGAAGGGCGGGCAGGGACCTCAGCTGGATCCGATCTGCGGGCGGCGGCTGGAGGAGGCGGAGGGGCAGCCCTCCACCGAGTACAAGAAGCGCCAGTACTTCTTCTGCTCGGAGGGGTGCCGCAGCGCCTTCCAGCGGCAGACGGAGCGCTTCCGGGTGAGCGACCTCGCGCGCGCGGGCGCCCTGATGACGCCGGGGCGGGTGCGCTGGGGCATCGCCTAG
- a CDS encoding response regulator transcription factor, protein MSRVLLVDDHPLVRQGIRSLLELTPDLQVVGEASDGAEALALIASLDPDVTLLDVRMPGMDGLAVLRSLRARDPGRRVLLLTTFDDDAVVIEALRVGVQGFLLKDVGLAPLAEAVRRVARGETLPLPAATERALRSLATAGPASFPSAELPDALTAREQEVLRLMARGLSNREISLALGTAEGTVKNQASSILSKLGVRDRTRAVLRAVELGYL, encoded by the coding sequence ATGAGCCGCGTGCTGCTGGTGGACGATCATCCGCTGGTGCGCCAGGGCATCCGCAGCCTCCTGGAGCTGACGCCGGACCTGCAGGTGGTGGGCGAGGCCTCCGATGGCGCGGAGGCGCTCGCGCTCATCGCCTCGCTGGATCCGGACGTGACGCTGCTGGACGTGCGCATGCCAGGGATGGACGGGCTCGCGGTGCTGCGCAGCCTGCGCGCGCGAGACCCGGGCCGCCGCGTGCTGCTGCTCACCACCTTCGACGACGACGCCGTGGTCATCGAGGCGCTGCGCGTGGGGGTGCAGGGCTTCCTCCTGAAGGACGTGGGCCTCGCGCCCCTCGCCGAGGCCGTGCGCCGGGTGGCGCGTGGCGAGACGCTGCCCCTGCCGGCGGCGACCGAGCGCGCGCTGCGCAGCCTCGCCACGGCGGGCCCCGCCTCTTTCCCGAGCGCCGAGCTGCCGGACGCGCTCACCGCGCGCGAGCAGGAGGTGCTGCGGCTGATGGCGCGCGGCCTGAGCAACCGGGAGATCTCGCTCGCGCTGGGCACGGCGGAGGGCACGGTGAAGAACCAGGCCTCGAGCATCCTCTCCAAGCTGGGCGTGCGCGACCGCACCCGCGCCGTGCTGCGGGCGGTGGAGCTCGGCTACCTGTAG
- a CDS encoding DUF2306 domain-containing protein, whose protein sequence is MPLFRFALTLHILGGALALLSFWLPLVSRKGGRLHRYAGWLYVGAMGLLAVTGVYISGWRALWGPAAQRPVNLFLLFIALLSVSGASMGLRVLRAKGRTGAHRNPFDLGLSALLLLAALALEAYGLRLGHPLLMGFAPVGIYAGASQLYYWLRPPTSRMHWWLEHMGAMGGSALGVIVAFLVLNARHLGLPSTGLGLWLTPVLVGVPGLKLWQRVYQRRFAARRAAAAPLPTP, encoded by the coding sequence ATGCCGCTGTTCCGCTTCGCCCTCACGCTGCACATCCTCGGAGGGGCGCTCGCCCTGCTCTCCTTCTGGCTGCCGCTGGTCTCGCGCAAGGGTGGCCGGCTGCACCGGTACGCCGGCTGGCTCTACGTGGGCGCCATGGGGCTGCTCGCCGTCACCGGCGTATACATCAGCGGCTGGCGCGCCCTGTGGGGCCCTGCCGCCCAGCGCCCCGTGAACCTCTTCCTCCTCTTCATCGCGCTGCTGAGCGTGAGCGGGGCGAGCATGGGCCTGCGCGTGCTGCGTGCGAAGGGGCGCACCGGGGCCCATCGCAACCCCTTCGACCTGGGGCTCTCGGCGCTGCTGCTGCTCGCGGCGCTCGCGCTGGAGGCGTACGGGCTGCGCCTGGGCCACCCGCTGCTGATGGGCTTCGCGCCGGTGGGCATCTACGCGGGCGCGAGCCAGCTCTACTACTGGCTGCGCCCGCCCACCTCGCGCATGCACTGGTGGCTCGAGCACATGGGCGCGATGGGCGGCTCGGCGCTGGGGGTGATCGTGGCGTTCCTCGTCCTCAACGCCCGCCACCTGGGCCTGCCCTCCACCGGCCTCGGCCTGTGGCTCACGCCGGTGCTCGTGGGCGTCCCGGGGCTCAAGCTGTGGCAGCGCGTCTACCAGCGGCGCTTCGCCGCGCGCCGCGCCGCCGCCGCCCCGCTGCCTACACCTTGA
- a CDS encoding diacylglycerol kinase family protein — MKTFLVVNPQSANGLTGRRWAEISARVARRLGDVGFGFTERPMDGERLARRAIEEGYECIVAVGGDGTINEVTNGFFADGKALNPAAALGVLPRGTGGDFRRTFDWDLELDSAIARLASPHTAPFDVGRVEFTGRDGAPGSRYFANISSFGVSAVVAEEANQGTKALGAKGSFMWATVKGLLKYRMRPVRLSFDGGPAETVDVTAVALCNGRYFGGGMKVAPLADTRDGLLDVTVWSGYGIVDFALKSKGAYNGEHVNWKGTRTLRCRTVTAEAEEPTLLDVDGEVPGSLPARVSVLPSAIRLKV; from the coding sequence ATGAAGACCTTCCTCGTGGTGAACCCCCAGAGCGCCAACGGCCTCACGGGCCGGCGCTGGGCGGAGATCTCCGCCCGCGTCGCGCGCCGCCTCGGCGACGTGGGCTTTGGCTTCACCGAGCGCCCCATGGACGGCGAGCGGCTCGCGCGCCGCGCGATCGAGGAGGGCTACGAGTGCATCGTGGCGGTGGGCGGTGACGGCACCATCAACGAGGTGACCAACGGCTTCTTCGCGGACGGCAAGGCGCTCAACCCCGCCGCCGCGCTCGGCGTCCTGCCGCGCGGCACCGGCGGCGACTTCCGGCGCACCTTCGACTGGGACCTGGAGCTCGACTCCGCCATCGCGCGCCTGGCCTCTCCGCACACCGCGCCCTTCGACGTGGGGCGCGTGGAGTTCACGGGGCGCGACGGCGCGCCAGGCAGCCGCTACTTCGCGAACATCTCCTCGTTCGGCGTGAGCGCGGTGGTGGCGGAGGAGGCGAACCAGGGCACCAAGGCCCTGGGCGCGAAGGGCAGCTTCATGTGGGCCACCGTGAAGGGGTTGCTCAAGTACCGCATGCGCCCGGTGCGCCTCTCCTTCGACGGCGGCCCCGCCGAGACCGTGGACGTGACGGCCGTGGCCCTGTGCAACGGCCGCTACTTCGGCGGTGGGATGAAGGTGGCCCCGCTCGCCGACACGCGCGACGGCCTGCTCGATGTCACGGTGTGGAGCGGCTACGGCATCGTGGACTTCGCGCTCAAGAGCAAGGGCGCCTACAACGGCGAGCACGTGAACTGGAAGGGCACGCGCACGCTGCGCTGCCGCACGGTCACGGCCGAGGCCGAGGAGCCCACCCTCCTGGACGTCGACGGCGAGGTGCCCGGCTCGCTTCCGGCGCGCGTCTCCGTCCTGCCCTCGGCCATCCGGCTCAAGGTGTAG